One region of Daphnia pulicaria isolate SC F1-1A chromosome 7, SC_F0-13Bv2, whole genome shotgun sequence genomic DNA includes:
- the LOC124349600 gene encoding uncharacterized protein LOC124349600 — MVLKCRRFKTCVLVLWMCLSFGLFHIWGTENVGEDPPKSIRSTYDDFQFFLQKATQMALTSTLSYNEKSNQPDNNLTTNQLSANRKEVVANDNESFIQSLAPNVPYEFWMREKSKISSGKFKHTCAYYPSVLDLQFNNNFWQILRSSNGTFFLYGAYHDNRTAVQKPTIRILGMIDRIEPKVKTHCLLWYDAARDPLVTPIVEYKYIWNKIWGNYKHGILQPYLMACHLPNPTDLIAKNFKIDQIPVSVSLTEKGCEPPTNNLLINNQVPAEKKRFAVCVKGLDFLQVDLSVRLVEWIELLGLLGADKIFLYELEVHPNISRVLKYYQEMGRVDLTPISLPGDQPNLPGLRHLYLKSKIINKRQNELIPYNDCLYRNLYSYDYIALLDTDEVIMPREVSTWNELMDKVLAKAPAGQPFASYNFRNVYFWDDAEHSRSLVASIPRHMHMLQHVYRSVNYTKSGQYVKCFHDVQKILLLHNHYPLACSKGKCTSYAVDPQTAHLQHYRSDCQLKKTNCQVEYKQHLVKDNTIWRYNQDLIPRVNAVLRNLDLL, encoded by the exons ATGGTTTTGAAATGTCGGCGATTTAAAACTTGTGTTCTAGTCCTCTGGATGTGTCTTTCTTTCGGTCTATTTCACATCTGGGGCACCGAGAATGTTGGAGAAGATCCACCAAAGAGTATAAGGTCTACCTACGACGACTTCCAGTTCTTCCTGCAAAAAGCCACCCAAATGGCGCTAACGTCGACTTTATCCTATAACGAAAAAAGTAATCAGCCTGATAACAACCTAACCACCAATCAGCTGAGTGCAAATAGGAAGGAAGTAGTAGCCAATGATAACGAATCGTTCATTCAGAGCCTAGCGCCAAACGTGCCCTACGAGTTCTGGATGCGCGAAAAGTCTAAAATTTCCAGCGGCAAATTCAAACACACATGCGCTTACTATCCAAGTGTTTTGGATCTTCAGTTCAACAACAA TTTCTGGCAAATTCTCCGGTCATCGAATGGAACGTTTTTCTTGTACGGAGCTTATCACGATAACCGCACGGCCGTCCAGAAACCGACCATTCGAATTCTCGGGATGATCGACCGGATCGAGCCGAAAGTGAAGACGCACTGCTTGCTGTGGTACGACGCTGCTAGAGATCCGCTGGTCACGCCAATCGTCGAGTACAAATACATCTGGAACAAAATATGGGGAAATTACAAACACGGAATCCTTCAGCCCTACCTGATGGCCTGTCATTTACCTAATCCGACAGATCTCATcgccaaaaatttcaaaattgatcaAATTCCAGTCTCGGTTTCATTGACGGAAAAAGGATGCGAGCCGCCAACCAACAATTTGCTCATCAACAATCAAGTGCCGGCCGAAAAGAAACGATTCGCCGTCTGCGTCAAAGGCCTAGACTTTCTGCAGGTGGACTTGAGCGTCCGTCTGGTCGAGTGGATTGAATTGCTGGGATTGCTCGGAGCCGACAAGATTTTCCTGTACGAACTGGAAGTCCATCCGAACATCTCCAGAGTCTTGAAATATTACCAggagatggggcgagttgaTTTGACGCCCATTTCGCTTCCGGGCGATCAGCCCAATCTGCCCGGATTGCGTCACTTGTATCTCAAGTCGAAGATTATCAACAAGCGACAGAACGAGCTGATTCCCTACAACGACTGTCTCTACCGCAATCTCTACAGCTACGATTACATCGCTCTGCTGGACACGGACGAAGTAATTATGCCCCGCGAAGTGTCGACATGGAACGAGCTGATGGATAAAGTCTTGGCCAAAGCTCCGGCCGGCCAACCCTTTGCGTCGTACAACTTCCGCAACGTTTACTTTTGGGACGACGCCGAGCATTCGCGCAGTTTGGTGGCCAGCATTCCTCGTCACATGCACATGCTGCAACACGTTTACCGCAGTGTCAACTACACCAAGAGCGGCCAATACGTCAAGTGTTTTCACGACGTCCAAAAGATCCTTCTCCTCCACAATCACTACCCGCTGGCGTGCTCAAAAGGCAAATGCACTTCGTATGCGGTCGACCCGCAAACGGCCCATTTGCAACATTATCGAAGCGATTGCCAGTTGAAGAAAACGAACTGCCAGGTAGAATACAAGCAACACCTGGTCAAAGATAACACCATCTGGCGCTATAATCAAGATCTGATTCCTCGAGTCAATGCAGTGCTTAGAAATCTCGATTTactttaa